A genomic segment from Aspergillus chevalieri M1 DNA, chromosome 7, nearly complete sequence encodes:
- a CDS encoding RNA methyltransferase (COG:L;~EggNog:ENOG410PGU9;~InterPro:IPR029028,IPR012340,IPR029026,IPR003750;~PFAM:PF02598) encodes MKGPNAKKRKTSHDQNNGRNDNQDDIFTSKPTAVFTPKGGRSHTLSIAIPGSIVANCHSVEQKSFLAGSIARALAVFCVDEVIIFDDDEKSNNTKKNYNDSNDANDSPMTETKHQISRDGSQPGYFTAYSDPSHYLAHLLSYLETPPYLRKHLFPMHPNLRTAGLLPSLDMPHHLRANEWCDYRDGVAISETVVDTGLPQKVNVTNEQYFDNARVTVRFSSQDEPDNAEAVDSSAPRTEAGYYWGYSVRRCGRLSSVFEECPFDGGYDLSFGTSERGAPLTEVLKQDEGDGGGGDPGYKHLLIIFGGVAGLETAVRNDHQLREMGIRPTEAEKLFDHWVNILPGQGSRTIRTEEAVWLGLTGLRGLVEGTHRLRGSS; translated from the exons ATGAAAGGGCCCAATGCCAAG aagcgcaagacGTCCCACGACCAGAACAATGGCCGGAATGACAACCAAGACGACATCTTCACCTCGAAGCCCACGGCCGTTTTCACCCCAAAGGGAGGCCGGTCGCATACCCTGAGCATTGCGATTCCGGGAAGTATCGTGGCCAA TTGTCATTCCGTCGAACAGAAATCATTCCTTGCCGGAAGTATTGCACGAGCTCTCGCCGTTTTTTGCGTGGATGAAGTGATTATTTTCGACGACGATGAGAAGAGCAATAACACCAAAAAGAACTATAACGACTCAAACGACGCCAACGACTCCCCTATGACCGAAACAAAGCATCAAATCAGCAGGGATGGCTCCCAACCGGGCTATTTTACAGCCTACTCCGACCCCTCGCACTACCTCGCACATCTCTTGTCGTACCTCGAAACCCCGCCGTATCTGCGGAAACACCTCTTCCCCATGCACCCCAATCTGCGAACCGCCGGTTTGCTGCCTAGTTTGGATATGCCGCATCATCTGCGCGCGAATGAATGGTGTGATTACCGCGATGGGGTTGCTATCTCTGAAACAGTCGTGGATACCGGGTTACCGCAAAAAGTGAACGTTACAAATGAGCAGTATTTCGATAATGCGCGCGTTACTGTGCGGTTTTCGTCCCAGGATGAACCCGATAACGCAGAAGCTGTTGACTCCTCCGCGCCTCGTACGGAAGCTGGGTATTACTGGGGTTACTCCGTGCGCCGCTGTGGGCGTCTCTCGTCTGTCTTTGAAGAATGTCCGTTCGATGGCGGATATGATCTCTCCTTCGGTACCTCAGAGCGCGGCGCGCCTCTCACCGAGGTCCTGAAGCAGGATGAAGGcgatggtggtggaggtgatCCAGGCTACAAACATCTCCTTATCATCTTTGGCGGTGTCGCGGGTCTCGAGACCGCCGTCCGGAACGATCACCAACTGCGCGAAATGGGTATTCGTCCGACTGAGGCGGAGAAATTGTTTGATCACTGGGTTAATATTCTCCCCGGACAAGGGAGCAGAACTATCCGTACCGAGGAAGCTGTCTGGCTGGGCCTGACGGGGTTACGGGGATTGGTTGAGGGGACGCACCGGTTGAGAGGCTCGTCctaa